Proteins encoded together in one Cucumis sativus cultivar 9930 unplaced genomic scaffold, Cucumber_9930_V3 scaffold87, whole genome shotgun sequence window:
- the LOC116406330 gene encoding DNA topoisomerase 2-binding protein 1-A-like isoform X4: MGRDFMVSNGKSSCVFKGKIFCFSSSFPEDRRAEIVEWINQGGGEVVEDHMKQKVHFTVECHGGIPRSTDVHSTYVSSHRVRSCLEDGCLWDTNGHIFYSPLPCCVPLPGFENIRFCVSQYDDKDRVLLRNLCFVLGAKFVEKLTKKVTHLICKFTDGTKYEAACKWGKQCITAEWIYECVSQIFPPDCSLVGQDHSETSPIGALSNQWSKRAERKEDVGNSTTEDGTVGICDGFSETQTESQDGCLWDTNGHILYSPLPCCVPLPGFENIRFCVSQYDDKDRVLLRNLCFVLGAKFVEKLTKKVTHLICKFTDGTKFEAACKWGKQCITAEWIYECVSQTVRLLVKTIQKLLQLVLYLTSGQKELKEKKMWAILLLKMGLWAYVMALVKHKQSLRMP; the protein is encoded by the exons ATGGGGCGTGATTTCATGGTTTCAAATGGGAAGTCATCATGTGTATTTAAggggaaaatattttgtttttctagttcCTTTCCAGAAGATCGG AGAGCTGAAATTGTTGAATGGATAAATCAAGGGGGAGGCGAGGTTGTTGAAGATCACATGAAGCAGAAAGTGCACTTCACTGTTGAATGTCATGGTGGGATACCAAGGAGTACAGACGTTCATAGTACTTATGTGTCAAGTCATCGGGTTCGATCATGTTTAGAG GATGGATGTTTGTGGGATACCAATGGGCACATTTTCTATTCTCCTCTTCCTTGCTGTGTCCCTTTGCCTGGATTTGAAAACATACGGTTTTGTGTTTCACAATATGATGACAAAGACAGAGTATTGTTAAGAAATCTGTGTTTTGTACTTGGGGCCAAGTTTGTGGAGAAGCTGACAAAGAAGGTAACCCATCTAATATGCAAGTTCACCGATGGGACAAAGTATGAGGCTGCTTGTAAATGGGGGAAACAATGCATTACAGCTGAATGGATATATGAGTGTGTCAGCCAG ATTTTCCCGCCAGACTGTTCGCTTGTTGGTCAAGACCATTCAGAAACTTCTCCAATTGGTGCTTTATCTAACCAGTGGtcaaaaag AgctgaaagaaaagaagatgtgGGCAATTCTACTACTGAAGATGGGACTGTGGGCATATGTGACGGCTTTAGTGAAACACAAACAGAGTCTCAG GATGGATGTTTGTGGGATACCAATGGGCACATTCTCTATTCTCCTCTTCCTTGCTGTGTCCCTTTGCCTGGATTTGAAAACATACGATTTTGTGTTTCACAATATGATGATAAAGACAGAGTATTGTTAAGAAATCTGTGTTTTGTACTTGGGGCCAAGTTTGTGGAGAAGCTGACAAAGAAGGTAACCCATCTAATATGCAAGTTCACCGATGGGACAAAGTTTGAGGCTGCTTGTAAATGGGGCAAACAATGCATTACAGCTGAATGGATATATGAGTGTGTCAGCCAG ACTGTTCGCTTGTTGGTCAAGACCATTCAGAAACTTCTCCAATTGGTGCTTTATCTAACCAGTGGtcaaaaag AgctgaaagaaaagaagatgtgGGCAATTCTACTACTGAAGATGGGACTGTGGGCATATGTGATGGCTTTAGTGAAACACAAACAGAGTCTCAG AATGCCATAA
- the LOC116406330 gene encoding DNA topoisomerase 2-binding protein 1-A-like isoform X1, with protein MGRDFMVSNGKSSCVFKGKIFCFSSSFPEDRRAEIVEWINQGGGEVVEDHMKQKVHFTVECHGGIPRSTDVHSTYVSSHRVRSCLEDGCLWDTNGHIFYSPLPCCVPLPGFENIRFCVSQYDDKDRVLLRNLCFVLGAKFVEKLTKKVTHLICKFTDGTKYEAACKWGKQCITAEWIYECVSQIFPPDCSLVGQDHSETSPIGALSNQWSKRAERKEDVGNSTTEDGTVGICDGFSETQTESQDGCLWDTNGHILYSPLPCCVPLPGFENIRFCVSQYDDKDRVLLRNLCFVLGAKFVEKLTKKVTHLICKFTDGTKFEAACKWGKQCITAEWIYECVSQTVRLLVKTIQKLLQLVLYLTSGQKELKEKKMWAILLLKMGLWAYVMALVKHKQSLRCVLCNPEGGMQLYPIHNCIWNTNNFSTNSIFPFSKTYKPYPSHSIPWL; from the exons ATGGGGCGTGATTTCATGGTTTCAAATGGGAAGTCATCATGTGTATTTAAggggaaaatattttgtttttctagttcCTTTCCAGAAGATCGG AGAGCTGAAATTGTTGAATGGATAAATCAAGGGGGAGGCGAGGTTGTTGAAGATCACATGAAGCAGAAAGTGCACTTCACTGTTGAATGTCATGGTGGGATACCAAGGAGTACAGACGTTCATAGTACTTATGTGTCAAGTCATCGGGTTCGATCATGTTTAGAG GATGGATGTTTGTGGGATACCAATGGGCACATTTTCTATTCTCCTCTTCCTTGCTGTGTCCCTTTGCCTGGATTTGAAAACATACGGTTTTGTGTTTCACAATATGATGACAAAGACAGAGTATTGTTAAGAAATCTGTGTTTTGTACTTGGGGCCAAGTTTGTGGAGAAGCTGACAAAGAAGGTAACCCATCTAATATGCAAGTTCACCGATGGGACAAAGTATGAGGCTGCTTGTAAATGGGGGAAACAATGCATTACAGCTGAATGGATATATGAGTGTGTCAGCCAG ATTTTCCCGCCAGACTGTTCGCTTGTTGGTCAAGACCATTCAGAAACTTCTCCAATTGGTGCTTTATCTAACCAGTGGtcaaaaag AgctgaaagaaaagaagatgtgGGCAATTCTACTACTGAAGATGGGACTGTGGGCATATGTGACGGCTTTAGTGAAACACAAACAGAGTCTCAG GATGGATGTTTGTGGGATACCAATGGGCACATTCTCTATTCTCCTCTTCCTTGCTGTGTCCCTTTGCCTGGATTTGAAAACATACGATTTTGTGTTTCACAATATGATGATAAAGACAGAGTATTGTTAAGAAATCTGTGTTTTGTACTTGGGGCCAAGTTTGTGGAGAAGCTGACAAAGAAGGTAACCCATCTAATATGCAAGTTCACCGATGGGACAAAGTTTGAGGCTGCTTGTAAATGGGGCAAACAATGCATTACAGCTGAATGGATATATGAGTGTGTCAGCCAG ACTGTTCGCTTGTTGGTCAAGACCATTCAGAAACTTCTCCAATTGGTGCTTTATCTAACCAGTGGtcaaaaag AgctgaaagaaaagaagatgtgGGCAATTCTACTACTGAAGATGGGACTGTGGGCATATGTGATGGCTTTAGTGAAACACAAACAGAGTCTCAGGTGtgtgctatgcaatccagAAGGGGGAATGCAACTATACCCaattcataattgtatttggaacactaataattttagcacaaattccatctttccattctctaagacATATAAACCTTATCCCTCTCACTCTATACCTTGGCTATAG
- the LOC116406330 gene encoding DNA topoisomerase 2-binding protein 1-A-like isoform X2: MGRDFMVSNGKSSCVFKGKIFCFSSSFPEDRRAEIVEWINQGGGEVVEDHMKQKVHFTVECHGGIPRSTDVHSTYVSSHRVRSCLEDGCLWDTNGHIFYSPLPCCVPLPGFENIRFCVSQYDDKDRVLLRNLCFVLGAKFVEKLTKKVTHLICKFTDGTKYEAACKWGKQCITAEWIYECVSQIFPPDCSLVGQDHSETSPIGALSNQWSKRAERKEDVGNSTTEDGTVGICDGFSETQTESQDGCLWDTNGHILYSPLPCCVPLPGFENIRFCVSQYDDKDRVLLRNLCFVLGAKFVEKLTKKVTHLICKFTDGTKFEAACKWGKQCITAEWIYECVSQRKIVSLDLYRPKEVKAQDRATGLCTVSQFPTQAAPMIANESISQFPIHSAIPRDQSAGTNSSFIGAAERISSTKKSASSLTKP, from the exons ATGGGGCGTGATTTCATGGTTTCAAATGGGAAGTCATCATGTGTATTTAAggggaaaatattttgtttttctagttcCTTTCCAGAAGATCGG AGAGCTGAAATTGTTGAATGGATAAATCAAGGGGGAGGCGAGGTTGTTGAAGATCACATGAAGCAGAAAGTGCACTTCACTGTTGAATGTCATGGTGGGATACCAAGGAGTACAGACGTTCATAGTACTTATGTGTCAAGTCATCGGGTTCGATCATGTTTAGAG GATGGATGTTTGTGGGATACCAATGGGCACATTTTCTATTCTCCTCTTCCTTGCTGTGTCCCTTTGCCTGGATTTGAAAACATACGGTTTTGTGTTTCACAATATGATGACAAAGACAGAGTATTGTTAAGAAATCTGTGTTTTGTACTTGGGGCCAAGTTTGTGGAGAAGCTGACAAAGAAGGTAACCCATCTAATATGCAAGTTCACCGATGGGACAAAGTATGAGGCTGCTTGTAAATGGGGGAAACAATGCATTACAGCTGAATGGATATATGAGTGTGTCAGCCAG ATTTTCCCGCCAGACTGTTCGCTTGTTGGTCAAGACCATTCAGAAACTTCTCCAATTGGTGCTTTATCTAACCAGTGGtcaaaaag AgctgaaagaaaagaagatgtgGGCAATTCTACTACTGAAGATGGGACTGTGGGCATATGTGACGGCTTTAGTGAAACACAAACAGAGTCTCAG GATGGATGTTTGTGGGATACCAATGGGCACATTCTCTATTCTCCTCTTCCTTGCTGTGTCCCTTTGCCTGGATTTGAAAACATACGATTTTGTGTTTCACAATATGATGATAAAGACAGAGTATTGTTAAGAAATCTGTGTTTTGTACTTGGGGCCAAGTTTGTGGAGAAGCTGACAAAGAAGGTAACCCATCTAATATGCAAGTTCACCGATGGGACAAAGTTTGAGGCTGCTTGTAAATGGGGCAAACAATGCATTACAGCTGAATGGATATATGAGTGTGTCAGCCAG AGAAAGATTGTCTCTCTTGATTTGTATCGCCCAAAAGAAGTTAAAGCTCAAGACAGAGCGACAGGCTTATGCACTGTCAGCCAATTTCCTACTCAAGCTGCCCCAATGATAGCCAATGAAAGCATATCCCAGTTTCCTATCCATTCTGCCATTCCGAGAGACCAATCAGCTGGAACTAACAGTAGCTTTATAGGAGCAGCTGAACGAATAAGTTCTACGAAGAAAAGCGCAAGTTCTTTGACGAAGCCATAG
- the LOC116406330 gene encoding DNA topoisomerase 2-binding protein 1-A-like isoform X5, with the protein MKQKVHFTVECHGGIPRSTDVHSTYVSSHRVRSCLEDGCLWDTNGHIFYSPLPCCVPLPGFENIRFCVSQYDDKDRVLLRNLCFVLGAKFVEKLTKKVTHLICKFTDGTKYEAACKWGKQCITAEWIYECVSQIFPPDCSLVGQDHSETSPIGALSNQWSKRAERKEDVGNSTTEDGTVGICDGFSETQTESQDGCLWDTNGHILYSPLPCCVPLPGFENIRFCVSQYDDKDRVLLRNLCFVLGAKFVEKLTKKVTHLICKFTDGTKFEAACKWGKQCITAEWIYECVSQTVRLLVKTIQKLLQLVLYLTSGQKELKEKKMWAILLLKMGLWAYVMALVKHKQSLRCVLCNPEGGMQLYPIHNCIWNTNNFSTNSIFPFSKTYKPYPSHSIPWL; encoded by the exons ATGAAGCAGAAAGTGCACTTCACTGTTGAATGTCATGGTGGGATACCAAGGAGTACAGACGTTCATAGTACTTATGTGTCAAGTCATCGGGTTCGATCATGTTTAGAG GATGGATGTTTGTGGGATACCAATGGGCACATTTTCTATTCTCCTCTTCCTTGCTGTGTCCCTTTGCCTGGATTTGAAAACATACGGTTTTGTGTTTCACAATATGATGACAAAGACAGAGTATTGTTAAGAAATCTGTGTTTTGTACTTGGGGCCAAGTTTGTGGAGAAGCTGACAAAGAAGGTAACCCATCTAATATGCAAGTTCACCGATGGGACAAAGTATGAGGCTGCTTGTAAATGGGGGAAACAATGCATTACAGCTGAATGGATATATGAGTGTGTCAGCCAG ATTTTCCCGCCAGACTGTTCGCTTGTTGGTCAAGACCATTCAGAAACTTCTCCAATTGGTGCTTTATCTAACCAGTGGtcaaaaag AgctgaaagaaaagaagatgtgGGCAATTCTACTACTGAAGATGGGACTGTGGGCATATGTGACGGCTTTAGTGAAACACAAACAGAGTCTCAG GATGGATGTTTGTGGGATACCAATGGGCACATTCTCTATTCTCCTCTTCCTTGCTGTGTCCCTTTGCCTGGATTTGAAAACATACGATTTTGTGTTTCACAATATGATGATAAAGACAGAGTATTGTTAAGAAATCTGTGTTTTGTACTTGGGGCCAAGTTTGTGGAGAAGCTGACAAAGAAGGTAACCCATCTAATATGCAAGTTCACCGATGGGACAAAGTTTGAGGCTGCTTGTAAATGGGGCAAACAATGCATTACAGCTGAATGGATATATGAGTGTGTCAGCCAG ACTGTTCGCTTGTTGGTCAAGACCATTCAGAAACTTCTCCAATTGGTGCTTTATCTAACCAGTGGtcaaaaag AgctgaaagaaaagaagatgtgGGCAATTCTACTACTGAAGATGGGACTGTGGGCATATGTGATGGCTTTAGTGAAACACAAACAGAGTCTCAGGTGtgtgctatgcaatccagAAGGGGGAATGCAACTATACCCaattcataattgtatttggaacactaataattttagcacaaattccatctttccattctctaagacATATAAACCTTATCCCTCTCACTCTATACCTTGGCTATAG
- the LOC116406330 gene encoding DNA topoisomerase 2-binding protein 1-A-like isoform X7, giving the protein MGRDFMVSNGKSSCVFKGKIFCFSSSFPEDRRAEIVEWINQGGGEVVEDHMKQKVHFTVECHGGIPRSTDVHSTYVSSHRVRSCLEDGCLWDTNGHIFYSPLPCCVPLPGFENIRFCVSQYDDKDRVLLRNLCFVLGAKFVEKLTKKVTHLICKFTDGTKYEAACKWGKQCITAEWIYECVSQIFPPDCSLVGQDHSETSPIGALSNQWSKRAERKEDVGNSTTEDGTVGICDGFSETQTESQDGCLWDTNGHILYSPLPCCVPLPGFENIRFCVSQYDDKDRVLLRNLCFVLGAKFVEKLTKKVTHLICKFTDGTKFEAACKWGKQCITAEWIYECVSQIWNDFV; this is encoded by the exons ATGGGGCGTGATTTCATGGTTTCAAATGGGAAGTCATCATGTGTATTTAAggggaaaatattttgtttttctagttcCTTTCCAGAAGATCGG AGAGCTGAAATTGTTGAATGGATAAATCAAGGGGGAGGCGAGGTTGTTGAAGATCACATGAAGCAGAAAGTGCACTTCACTGTTGAATGTCATGGTGGGATACCAAGGAGTACAGACGTTCATAGTACTTATGTGTCAAGTCATCGGGTTCGATCATGTTTAGAG GATGGATGTTTGTGGGATACCAATGGGCACATTTTCTATTCTCCTCTTCCTTGCTGTGTCCCTTTGCCTGGATTTGAAAACATACGGTTTTGTGTTTCACAATATGATGACAAAGACAGAGTATTGTTAAGAAATCTGTGTTTTGTACTTGGGGCCAAGTTTGTGGAGAAGCTGACAAAGAAGGTAACCCATCTAATATGCAAGTTCACCGATGGGACAAAGTATGAGGCTGCTTGTAAATGGGGGAAACAATGCATTACAGCTGAATGGATATATGAGTGTGTCAGCCAG ATTTTCCCGCCAGACTGTTCGCTTGTTGGTCAAGACCATTCAGAAACTTCTCCAATTGGTGCTTTATCTAACCAGTGGtcaaaaag AgctgaaagaaaagaagatgtgGGCAATTCTACTACTGAAGATGGGACTGTGGGCATATGTGACGGCTTTAGTGAAACACAAACAGAGTCTCAG GATGGATGTTTGTGGGATACCAATGGGCACATTCTCTATTCTCCTCTTCCTTGCTGTGTCCCTTTGCCTGGATTTGAAAACATACGATTTTGTGTTTCACAATATGATGATAAAGACAGAGTATTGTTAAGAAATCTGTGTTTTGTACTTGGGGCCAAGTTTGTGGAGAAGCTGACAAAGAAGGTAACCCATCTAATATGCAAGTTCACCGATGGGACAAAGTTTGAGGCTGCTTGTAAATGGGGCAAACAATGCATTACAGCTGAATGGATATATGAGTGTGTCAGCCAG ATAtggaatgattttgtttga
- the LOC116406330 gene encoding uncharacterized protein LOC116406330 isoform X6 codes for MGRDFMVSNGKSSCVFKGKIFCFSSSFPEDRRAEIVEWINQGGGEVVEDHMKQKVHFTVECHGGIPRSTDVHSTYVSSHRVRSCLEDGCLWDTNGHIFYSPLPCCVPLPGFENIRFCVSQYDDKDRVLLRNLCFVLGAKFVEKLTKKVTHLICKFTDGTKYEAACKWGKQCITAEWIYECVSQIFPPDCSLVGQDHSETSPIGALSNQWSKRAERKEDVGNSTTEDGTVGICDGFSETQTESQVDDGEWELYPQVTALCIGNAKYFGGGMKIVPNADPSNRSLEVVILQDFKWYDFILNLHKIYNGTYLTVKNVTSRSVRSIEVEEVSCSGSIYVQSDGEHLGFLPRKFHILPAAIEMIC; via the exons ATGGGGCGTGATTTCATGGTTTCAAATGGGAAGTCATCATGTGTATTTAAggggaaaatattttgtttttctagttcCTTTCCAGAAGATCGG AGAGCTGAAATTGTTGAATGGATAAATCAAGGGGGAGGCGAGGTTGTTGAAGATCACATGAAGCAGAAAGTGCACTTCACTGTTGAATGTCATGGTGGGATACCAAGGAGTACAGACGTTCATAGTACTTATGTGTCAAGTCATCGGGTTCGATCATGTTTAGAG GATGGATGTTTGTGGGATACCAATGGGCACATTTTCTATTCTCCTCTTCCTTGCTGTGTCCCTTTGCCTGGATTTGAAAACATACGGTTTTGTGTTTCACAATATGATGACAAAGACAGAGTATTGTTAAGAAATCTGTGTTTTGTACTTGGGGCCAAGTTTGTGGAGAAGCTGACAAAGAAGGTAACCCATCTAATATGCAAGTTCACCGATGGGACAAAGTATGAGGCTGCTTGTAAATGGGGGAAACAATGCATTACAGCTGAATGGATATATGAGTGTGTCAGCCAG ATTTTCCCGCCAGACTGTTCGCTTGTTGGTCAAGACCATTCAGAAACTTCTCCAATTGGTGCTTTATCTAACCAGTGGtcaaaaag AgctgaaagaaaagaagatgtgGGCAATTCTACTACTGAAGATGGGACTGTGGGCATATGTGACGGCTTTAGTGAAACACAAACAGAGTCTCAG GTTGATGACGGTGAATGGGAGCTGTATCCACAAGTAACTGCTCTATGCATTGGAAATGCTAAATACTTTGGCGGTGGTATGAAAATTGTGCCAAATGCCGATCCTTCCAACAGGAGTCTAGAG GTAGTAATTCTTCAGGATTTCAAGTGGTATGACTTTATTCTGAATTTACACAAAATATACAATGGGACATATTTGACGGTGAAAAACGTAACATCAAGAAG CGTTCGTTCGATCGAAGTGGAAGAAGTTTCTTGCAGCGGCAGCATATATGTTCAATCTGATGGGGAACACTTGGGGTTTCTTCCAAGGAAATTCCATATTCTACCAGCTGCCATTGAAATGATATGCTGA
- the LOC116406330 gene encoding DNA topoisomerase 2-binding protein 1-A-like isoform X3, translated as MGRDFMVSNGKSSCVFKGKIFCFSSSFPEDRRAEIVEWINQGGGEVVEDHMKQKVHFTVECHGGIPRSTDVHSTYVSSHRVRSCLEDGCLWDTNGHIFYSPLPCCVPLPGFENIRFCVSQYDDKDRVLLRNLCFVLGAKFVEKLTKKVTHLICKFTDGTKYEAACKWGKQCITAEWIYECVSQIFPPDCSLVGQDHSETSPIGALSNQWSKRAERKEDVGNSTTEDGTVGICDGFSETQTESQDGCLWDTNGHILYSPLPCCVPLPGFENIRFCVSQYDDKDRVLLRNLCFVLGAKFVEKLTKKVTHLICKFTDGTKFEAACKWGKQCITAEWIYECVSQTVRLLVKTIQKLLQLVLYLTSGQKELKEKKMWAILLLKMGLWAYVMALVKHKQSLRLMTVNGSCIHK; from the exons ATGGGGCGTGATTTCATGGTTTCAAATGGGAAGTCATCATGTGTATTTAAggggaaaatattttgtttttctagttcCTTTCCAGAAGATCGG AGAGCTGAAATTGTTGAATGGATAAATCAAGGGGGAGGCGAGGTTGTTGAAGATCACATGAAGCAGAAAGTGCACTTCACTGTTGAATGTCATGGTGGGATACCAAGGAGTACAGACGTTCATAGTACTTATGTGTCAAGTCATCGGGTTCGATCATGTTTAGAG GATGGATGTTTGTGGGATACCAATGGGCACATTTTCTATTCTCCTCTTCCTTGCTGTGTCCCTTTGCCTGGATTTGAAAACATACGGTTTTGTGTTTCACAATATGATGACAAAGACAGAGTATTGTTAAGAAATCTGTGTTTTGTACTTGGGGCCAAGTTTGTGGAGAAGCTGACAAAGAAGGTAACCCATCTAATATGCAAGTTCACCGATGGGACAAAGTATGAGGCTGCTTGTAAATGGGGGAAACAATGCATTACAGCTGAATGGATATATGAGTGTGTCAGCCAG ATTTTCCCGCCAGACTGTTCGCTTGTTGGTCAAGACCATTCAGAAACTTCTCCAATTGGTGCTTTATCTAACCAGTGGtcaaaaag AgctgaaagaaaagaagatgtgGGCAATTCTACTACTGAAGATGGGACTGTGGGCATATGTGACGGCTTTAGTGAAACACAAACAGAGTCTCAG GATGGATGTTTGTGGGATACCAATGGGCACATTCTCTATTCTCCTCTTCCTTGCTGTGTCCCTTTGCCTGGATTTGAAAACATACGATTTTGTGTTTCACAATATGATGATAAAGACAGAGTATTGTTAAGAAATCTGTGTTTTGTACTTGGGGCCAAGTTTGTGGAGAAGCTGACAAAGAAGGTAACCCATCTAATATGCAAGTTCACCGATGGGACAAAGTTTGAGGCTGCTTGTAAATGGGGCAAACAATGCATTACAGCTGAATGGATATATGAGTGTGTCAGCCAG ACTGTTCGCTTGTTGGTCAAGACCATTCAGAAACTTCTCCAATTGGTGCTTTATCTAACCAGTGGtcaaaaag AgctgaaagaaaagaagatgtgGGCAATTCTACTACTGAAGATGGGACTGTGGGCATATGTGATGGCTTTAGTGAAACACAAACAGAGTCTCAG GTTGATGACGGTGAATGGGAGCTGTATCCACAAGTAA